The Streptomyces sp. NBC_00483 genome contains the following window.
GTGGACCGGCGTCCCGCTGTCCACCGTCCTGGACCGCGCCCGGCCGACCGGCGCGGCCCGCCACGTGTGGTTCGAGGGGGCGGACCACGGTGACTTCGCCGACGAGAAGGGCATCGGCTACGTCAAGGACCTGCCCCTCGCCCGCGCCCACTCCGACGTCCTGCTCGCCCACTCCCTCAACGGCGCGCCGCTGCCGGTGCAACACGGCTTCCCCGTACGGGCGGTGGTGCCGCACATGTTCGGCACGAACTCGGTGAAGTGGCTGACGCGCCTGGTGGTCTCGGACGTCCGCCCGGACCACCTCTTCACCACCCGCCTCTACAACCGGGACGGCCACCCGGTCCGCGACGTCGACGTCAACAGCAAGCTGCTCGCCCCGTACGACGGAGACGAAATCCCCTCAGGGGACGTCGAGTTGACGGGCCGGGCGTGGAGCACGTCGGCGGTGGCGAGCGTGGAGGTGTCCGTGGACGACACCCCGTGGCGGCCGGCCAAGCTGGAGCCCACCCCTCAACTCCCTTACGCCTGGACCCGTTTCACCCTGGACACCACCCTCTCCCCCGGCCCGCACCGCATCCGCAGCCGCGCCACGGACACGAAGGGCCGCGTCCAGCCGCCACCGGGGGCACGCAATTCCGTGCACGAGATCGAGGTGCGGGCCCGCTAGGGCCCGTCGTCGAACTCCCACCTGCCCGACAAACTCCCGTCCGCCCGGCCGGGTACCGAATGACAGGTGACAGATATTGAAATCTGTCACCTGTCATGTCATGGTGGATGACATGACCCTCCACACCCGCCCTCTGGGCACCACCGGTCCCGACGTCTCCGCCCTCGGCCTCGGCTGCATGGGCATGTCCGCGCTGTACGGCGAGGCCGACCGCGCGGAGTCCATCGCCACCGTCCATGCTGCGCTCGACGCGGGCGTCACGCTCCTCGACACCGGCGACTTCTACGCGATGGGCCACAACGAGATGCTGATCGGCGAGGCCCTGCGCACGGCCCCCGCAGCGGCCCGGGAGAACGCGCTGACCAGCGTGAAGTTCGGCGCCCTGCGCGGCCCGGACGGCTCGTGGAACAGCTATGACGCCCGCCCCGAGGCGGTGAAGAACTTCGCCGCGTACTCGCTGCAGCGCCTCGGCGTCGACCACATCGACATCTACCGGCCCGCCCGCCTCGACCCCGAGGTGCCGATCGAGGAGACGGTCGGCGCCATCGCCGAGCTCGTCGAGCAGGGCTACGTACGCCACATCGGGCTCAGCGAGGTCGGCGCGGACACCATCCGCCGGGCCGCCGCCACGGCCCCGATCTCGGACCTCCAGATCGAGTACTCGCTCATCTCGCGCGGCATCGAGGAGTCGATCCTGCCCGCCACCCGCGAGCTGGGCATCGGCATCACCGCGTACGGCGTGCTGTCCCGCGGCCTGATCTCCGGCCACTACACGCGCGACCGCAAGCTCGGCGCGGGCGACTTCCGCGCCTTCAGCCCGCGCTTCCAGGGCGAGAACCTCCAGCACAACCTGGACCTCGTCGACCAGCTCCGCAAGATCGCCGAGCAGAAGGGCGCGAGCGTCGCGCAGATCGCGATCGCGTGGGTGGCCGGCCGCAGCGAGAACATCGTGCCGCTGATCGGCGCCCGCACCCGCGAGCGCCTCTCGGAGGCCCTCGGCGCGCTCGACGTGCGCCTGGACGCCGCCGACCTCGCCGCCATCGAGGCGGCCGTGCCCGCCGACGCCGCGGCCGGCGACCGCTACCCGGCGGCCCAGATGGCACACCTCGACAGCGAGCGCTGATCGGCGCCGGGTAACTTCGTAGCCATGGCCCCCGAGACCCTGACCCCCGAGCGCATCCTCGCCGCGACCGAGGACGTGCTGCGCAGGCACGGTCCCGCGAAGGCGACCGTCGTCGACGTGGCCCGCGCGCTGGGGGTCAGCCACGGCTCGGTGTACCGCCACTTCCGTACGAAGGCGGAGCTGCGCGGCGCGGTCACCAAGCGCTGGCTGGACCGGACGACGGCGCGGCTCGCCGAGGTCGTCGCGGCCGACGAGCCCGCCGCCGGCAAGCTGCGCCACTGGCTGGCGACGCTCTTCGAGGCGAAGCGCCACAAGGCGGGCGACGACCCGGAGCTGTTCGCCACATACTCCGTCCTGACGGACGAGCAGGGCGGCGTGGTCCACGCCCATATCGACGAACTGGCGGCCCAGTTGACCGCTATCCTCCAACAGGGCGTGACGGCGGGCGAGTTCGAGATCGAGGATCTCCCCGCGACGGCCCGGGCGGTCTTCGAGGCGACGGCCCACTTCCACGACCCGGTGTACGCGCCGGAGTGGTCGCACCCGGACGCGCAGCGCGCCTTCGACACGCTGGTGTCCCTCGTCGTGCGCGGGATCTCGGCCCACTGACGAGGGCTCTCC
Protein-coding sequences here:
- a CDS encoding molybdopterin-dependent oxidoreductase, whose amino-acid sequence is MSPRPPDPRTPPSAVTPVDSVFVRTHLGAPPELNAAEWELRVEGLVEHPLTLDLPALLALPQHHLTSVHECFGSPFAPNVPTRAVTNLEWTGVPLSTVLDRARPTGAARHVWFEGADHGDFADEKGIGYVKDLPLARAHSDVLLAHSLNGAPLPVQHGFPVRAVVPHMFGTNSVKWLTRLVVSDVRPDHLFTTRLYNRDGHPVRDVDVNSKLLAPYDGDEIPSGDVELTGRAWSTSAVASVEVSVDDTPWRPAKLEPTPQLPYAWTRFTLDTTLSPGPHRIRSRATDTKGRVQPPPGARNSVHEIEVRAR
- a CDS encoding aldo/keto reductase; this translates as MTLHTRPLGTTGPDVSALGLGCMGMSALYGEADRAESIATVHAALDAGVTLLDTGDFYAMGHNEMLIGEALRTAPAAARENALTSVKFGALRGPDGSWNSYDARPEAVKNFAAYSLQRLGVDHIDIYRPARLDPEVPIEETVGAIAELVEQGYVRHIGLSEVGADTIRRAAATAPISDLQIEYSLISRGIEESILPATRELGIGITAYGVLSRGLISGHYTRDRKLGAGDFRAFSPRFQGENLQHNLDLVDQLRKIAEQKGASVAQIAIAWVAGRSENIVPLIGARTRERLSEALGALDVRLDAADLAAIEAAVPADAAAGDRYPAAQMAHLDSER
- a CDS encoding TetR family transcriptional regulator, producing MAPETLTPERILAATEDVLRRHGPAKATVVDVARALGVSHGSVYRHFRTKAELRGAVTKRWLDRTTARLAEVVAADEPAAGKLRHWLATLFEAKRHKAGDDPELFATYSVLTDEQGGVVHAHIDELAAQLTAILQQGVTAGEFEIEDLPATARAVFEATAHFHDPVYAPEWSHPDAQRAFDTLVSLVVRGISAH